The Arachis hypogaea cultivar Tifrunner chromosome 16, arahy.Tifrunner.gnm2.J5K5, whole genome shotgun sequence genome contains a region encoding:
- the LOC112698324 gene encoding uncharacterized protein, with translation MEFLGAFPNNIELDCFKMFSTEKEHDFTYTTTTTSQLFLDQSSSLLGEDDELNFGLVQSTLSSNLISDENEHYLFHSLDANPNTKMLHYKSQEESSYNSGGFSGGDTTFFNANMDLTTNYYYSSNYHDLVLANDVSMEDNVKFNENNVGSDDDHRLLENYDHYQCHQMEHVDVVPNNKQLQLKKKIVEVPEFDVSAENNTSNGSKNQKKKHFVAKDEQDCMKNERSRKRKVVRNGNEGEERNNNVGLDGQSSSSNINICEDDNASEENNGGVTSVSHSNGKTRTIRGTAADPQSLYARKRRERINARLRILQSLVPNGTKVDISTMLEEAVNYVKFLQLQIKLLSSDDLWMYAPLAYNGLDIGLKLNNLKNFSSSP, from the exons ATGGAATTTCTAGGAGCATTCCCTAATAATATAGAATTGGATTGCTTCAAAATGTTTTCTACTGAAAAAGAGCATGATTTCACTtacactactactactacttcaCAATTATTTCTAGATCAAAGTTCATCACTTTTAGGAGAAGATGATGAATTGAATTTTGGATTAGTACAATCCACACTTTCCTCCAATCTTATTAGTGATGAAAATGAGCATTATTTGTTTCATTCTTTAGATGCTAATCCCAACACAAAAATGTTGCATTATAAGTCACAAGAAGAGAGTAGTTACAATAGCGGCGGTTTCAGTGGTGGTGACACTACTTTCTTCAATGCCAACATGGATCTTACAACAAACTACTACTATTCTAGTAATTACCATGATCTTGTGCTAGCAAATGATGTTTCAATGGAAGACAATGTCAAGTTCAATGAGAATAATGTGGGAAGTGATGATGATCATAGATTATTGGAGAATTATGATCATTATCAATGTCATCAAATGGAACATGTTGATGTTGTTCCAAACAATAAGCAGTTGCAGCTCAAGAAGAAGATTGTTGAAGTACCAGAATTTGATGTGTCTGCTGAAAACAATACAAGTAACGGATCTAAGAATCAAAAGAAAAAACATTTCGTCGCGAAAGAt GAGCAAGATTGCATGAAAAATGAAAGGTCTAGGAAGAGAAAAGTTGTTAGAAATGGGAATGAAGGAGAAGAGAGAAATAATAATGTAGGGTTAGATGGACAGAGCTCAAGTAGTAACATTAACATATGTGAGGATGACAATGCTTCTGAAGAAAACAATGGAGGGGTAACTTCGGTATCTCACTCAAATGGGAAAACAAGAACCATTAGAGGAACAGCAGCAGATCCCCAGAGTCTCTATGCAAgg aaaagaagagagaggatAAATGCGCGATTAAGAATTTTGCAGAGTCTTGTTCCAAACGGAACAAAG GTTGATATAAGTACAATGCTTGAAGAGGCAGTTAATTACGTGAAATTTTTGCAGCTCCAAATCAAG CTTTTAAGCTCTGATGATCTATGGATGTATGCTCCTCTTGCTTATAATGGACTTGACATTGGACTCAAACTCAATAACCTCAAGAATTTTTCATCATCAccatga